The Methanohalophilus levihalophilus genome has a segment encoding these proteins:
- the phoU gene encoding phosphate signaling complex protein PhoU has translation MVREKYLTDLKHLKQNVIEMGHLSMQMIDDAQTALKNVDKELAGEIVMADEVVDNYEYKIEKRSADLLALQQPMAKDLRLIITSYKISIDLERMSDMAVDIAQIVRRMDDEIVFTYSDLDNIFTLCREMVANTIKAYEEGNVELARKTAESDDLVDQKFYKGWETLVRMMISNSAIIQNATDLMFVIRYLERIADHSCNICESIIYMHTGERVDLN, from the coding sequence ATGGTACGTGAGAAATATCTTACCGATCTTAAGCATTTGAAACAGAATGTTATTGAGATGGGGCATCTGTCAATGCAGATGATTGACGATGCACAGACCGCTCTCAAGAATGTCGACAAGGAGCTTGCCGGTGAGATCGTCATGGCAGACGAGGTTGTCGACAATTATGAGTACAAGATTGAGAAGAGAAGTGCTGATTTGCTGGCCCTCCAACAGCCAATGGCAAAGGATCTACGGCTGATAATAACCTCATATAAAATCTCAATTGATCTTGAACGCATGAGCGACATGGCGGTGGATATTGCCCAAATTGTTAGAAGGATGGACGATGAAATTGTATTCACCTACTCTGATCTCGATAATATATTCACCCTCTGCAGGGAAATGGTGGCAAACACCATCAAAGCCTATGAGGAAGGGAATGTTGAGCTTGCCAGAAAGACTGCAGAAAGTGACGATCTTGTTGACCAGAAGTTCTACAAAGGCTGGGAAACCCTTGTAAGAATGATGATTTCAAATTCTGCAATTATACAAAATGCTACAGATCTAATGTTTGTTATCAGGTATCTTGAGAGGATTGCTGACCACAGCTGCAATATCTGTGAAAGTATAATTTACATGCATACCGGAGAAAGGGTCGACCTTAACTGA
- the pstA gene encoding phosphate ABC transporter permease PstA — protein MAISSKTTEKIAFGIIRSAAILVAIFVTLILLYIILQGYSVLSIDFLTEMPKNRMTEGGIYSAIVGSLYLVGLSIAIAVPLGVLCAIYLNEYATESRSTWAIEMAINNLAGTPSVVFGLFGLALFVKYFDFGPSLLSASLTLALLILPVIIRASKEALLTVPMGYREASLALGITKWKTIRHVVLPAAIPGIVTGTVLSIGRVAGETAPILLTGAAYFLPRLPDSVFSQFMALPYHLFVLATSGTNIAQTRPIQYGTALVLLIIVLGVNSFAIAIRRHYRRKLNR, from the coding sequence ATGGCTATTAGTTCAAAAACCACCGAAAAAATTGCTTTCGGAATAATAAGATCAGCAGCTATTCTTGTAGCAATATTTGTTACATTAATTCTCCTTTACATAATCCTGCAGGGATACAGCGTATTGAGTATTGATTTCCTTACGGAAATGCCTAAAAACAGGATGACAGAAGGCGGTATTTATTCAGCAATTGTCGGGTCCCTGTACCTAGTAGGACTATCAATCGCAATTGCTGTGCCATTGGGGGTACTGTGTGCAATATACCTGAATGAATATGCAACCGAAAGCCGATCAACCTGGGCAATAGAAATGGCAATTAACAACCTTGCCGGAACTCCTTCAGTTGTTTTCGGTCTTTTCGGACTTGCCCTGTTTGTCAAATATTTTGATTTTGGCCCATCCCTGTTATCAGCATCCCTTACACTTGCATTACTAATTCTGCCCGTAATAATCAGAGCAAGCAAAGAAGCACTCCTGACAGTGCCCATGGGATACAGGGAAGCATCCCTTGCCCTTGGAATCACAAAATGGAAGACAATACGCCACGTAGTATTGCCGGCAGCAATTCCGGGAATCGTAACCGGAACGGTGTTGAGTATTGGTCGTGTTGCCGGGGAAACCGCACCAATTCTTCTGACGGGAGCAGCCTATTTCCTGCCGAGATTGCCGGATTCAGTATTCTCACAGTTTATGGCACTTCCATATCACCTGTTTGTACTGGCAACATCTGGAACAAACATCGCCCAGACAAGACCGATACAGTATGGTACAGCCCTTGTATTGTTGATAATCGTACTGGGAGTTAATAGCTTTGCAATCGCAATCCGAAGACATTACAGACGAAAACTGAATCGATAA
- the pstB gene encoding phosphate ABC transporter ATP-binding protein PstB, with the protein MSEINDFEDIEIEDLNLWYGQKQALHNVSMKIPKNSVTALIGPSGCGKSTFLRCINRMNDLVKGCRIEGKINIDNKNVYDKDVDVVELRKNVGMVFQKPNPFPMSIYDNIAYGPKIHGVKKNNIGPIVEETLKGAALWEEVSDRLDTSALDLSGGQQQRLCIARTMAVKPEIILFDEPCSALDPISTNKIEDLILELKKDYTIVIVTHNMQQAARISDHTAYFLLGELIEFGKTKHIFENPQEKSTEDYITGRFG; encoded by the coding sequence ATGAGTGAAATTAACGATTTCGAAGACATTGAAATTGAAGACCTTAACCTCTGGTATGGCCAGAAGCAGGCACTTCATAATGTGTCCATGAAAATACCTAAAAACAGCGTTACTGCCCTGATAGGCCCGTCCGGCTGTGGCAAATCCACTTTCCTACGCTGCATTAACCGAATGAACGACCTTGTTAAAGGATGCCGCATTGAAGGAAAAATCAACATTGATAACAAGAATGTTTACGACAAGGACGTAGATGTAGTTGAACTCAGGAAGAATGTGGGAATGGTGTTCCAGAAACCAAATCCTTTCCCCATGTCCATCTACGACAATATCGCCTACGGGCCAAAAATACATGGTGTTAAGAAAAATAATATCGGCCCTATTGTTGAAGAAACCCTCAAAGGGGCAGCTCTCTGGGAAGAAGTTTCTGACAGGCTGGATACCTCTGCGCTTGACTTGAGCGGCGGACAGCAACAGAGATTGTGCATTGCCAGGACAATGGCAGTCAAACCCGAGATTATTCTTTTTGACGAGCCGTGTAGTGCTCTTGACCCCATTTCAACAAACAAAATAGAAGATCTAATCCTTGAACTTAAAAAGGATTACACCATTGTTATTGTAACACATAACATGCAGCAAGCTGCGAGGATTTCCGACCACACAGCTTATTTCCTCCTGGGAGAACTCATCGAATTCGGGAAGACAAAGCACATATTTGAAAACCCACAGGAGAAGAGTACAGAGGATTATATCACAGGGAGATTCGGGTGA
- a CDS encoding methanogenesis marker 9 domain-containing protein, with the protein MTDELFDIKSGYISFNNPIAIASMAGKTDSSFANSYGKNAGLVVLGGYNLDAATNEAAKKIKSRGREEFVSDEPLEFLRSEIENTEISGVAAFNLRTTSIEPLIEAANIIREAGGILELDAHCRQEEMIEIGAGEALMEDLPRLEEWIRLIKETGVVLSVKIRTNVVDDEELAKAIEDAGADILHVDAMKTGAGADLNAIRKIRDVTRLLLIGNNSIQDFSDAKEMFSRGADMVSMARAVVANPDVVPTMVELVSQYQRGIGWYNAPKHVCRGEGDLRGLTFCCLPVKPCAIHSKIKKLGFSPKEFADLKMEFVKGTPLEFGDSTCFGSLAWCCKISKPCFLRDGVLDVLDMSPAEYMRLKKEMADYILENSKNK; encoded by the coding sequence GTGACTGACGAATTATTTGACATAAAGAGCGGTTACATTTCTTTTAATAACCCTATTGCTATTGCGTCCATGGCAGGTAAAACTGATAGCTCATTTGCAAACAGCTATGGAAAAAATGCCGGTCTTGTTGTACTTGGCGGATACAATTTAGATGCTGCAACCAATGAAGCAGCGAAAAAAATTAAATCAAGAGGAAGAGAGGAATTTGTATCCGATGAACCGCTTGAATTCCTGAGAAGTGAAATTGAAAATACCGAGATATCCGGTGTTGCTGCATTCAACCTGAGAACTACATCGATAGAACCTTTGATTGAAGCAGCAAACATCATAAGGGAAGCAGGCGGAATTCTGGAACTTGATGCTCATTGCAGACAGGAGGAAATGATCGAAATCGGTGCAGGGGAAGCACTGATGGAAGACCTTCCACGTCTTGAGGAATGGATTCGCCTGATCAAGGAAACCGGCGTTGTCCTTTCGGTGAAAATCCGCACAAACGTTGTGGATGATGAGGAACTGGCAAAAGCAATCGAGGATGCTGGTGCTGACATACTCCACGTCGATGCGATGAAAACCGGTGCAGGAGCAGATCTCAACGCTATAAGGAAAATCAGGGACGTTACCCGCCTTTTGCTCATAGGAAACAACTCAATTCAGGATTTTTCCGACGCAAAGGAAATGTTCTCAAGGGGAGCAGACATGGTTTCCATGGCAAGGGCAGTTGTTGCTAACCCGGATGTTGTACCTACAATGGTAGAACTGGTAAGCCAATACCAAAGAGGAATCGGATGGTACAATGCCCCGAAGCATGTTTGTCGCGGAGAAGGTGACCTGCGGGGCCTTACATTCTGTTGCCTGCCGGTCAAGCCATGTGCCATTCATTCAAAAATTAAGAAACTGGGATTCAGCCCGAAAGAATTTGCCGATCTGAAGATGGAATTCGTGAAAGGTACACCTCTGGAATTCGGAGACAGCACATGTTTCGGCAGTCTTGCATGGTGTTGTAAAATCTCAAAGCCATGTTTCCTGAGGGATGGAGTACTGGACGTGCTCGATATGTCCCCTGCGGAATACATGAGGCTGAAAAAAGAGATGGCAGATTACATACTGGAAAATAGCAAGAACAAGTGA